One region of Deltaproteobacteria bacterium genomic DNA includes:
- a CDS encoding aspartate aminotransferase family protein, translating into MKTDELMALSDKYIMATYRRFPIVLVRGSGARVWDSNGKEYLDFVAGIAVCSLGHSHPKVVEAIKKQVEILTHVSNLYYSEPQIRFARMLVENSFADKVFFCNSGAEANEAAIKLARKYAYENMAGGKYELITMIDSFHGRTLATVTATGQTKFQIGFSPLPEGFKYIPFNDIPALEDAISDKTCGIMLEPIQGEGGIKIPDDQYLNKVRKICDDRGILMILDEVQVGMGRTGALFAYEHHKIKPDIVTLAKAVGNGFPVGVMMTSDRIASAFQPGNHASTFGGNPLAMAASLATMENILNHGILENVIKVGEYFLKRLHELKSRYTAIKDIRGRGLIIGMELTIEGAGIVKECMDKGLLINCTGGNVLRFVPPLVITEKDVDVAVDVLGEVIGNK; encoded by the coding sequence ATGAAGACTGATGAATTAATGGCGCTTTCTGATAAGTATATTATGGCAACATACAGACGTTTCCCCATTGTGCTGGTGAGAGGTTCGGGCGCCAGGGTCTGGGATAGCAATGGAAAGGAGTATCTTGATTTCGTTGCCGGGATTGCCGTCTGCAGCCTGGGACATTCACATCCGAAAGTAGTCGAGGCAATCAAAAAGCAGGTGGAAATTCTGACCCATGTATCCAATCTCTATTATAGTGAACCACAGATTCGTTTTGCCCGGATGCTGGTTGAAAACTCCTTTGCCGACAAGGTCTTTTTCTGTAATAGTGGTGCGGAAGCGAATGAGGCGGCGATAAAACTCGCCCGAAAGTATGCCTACGAGAACATGGCAGGTGGAAAATATGAATTAATTACCATGATAGACTCATTTCATGGGCGCACCCTTGCAACGGTGACGGCCACCGGGCAAACGAAGTTTCAAATCGGCTTTTCACCACTGCCTGAGGGATTCAAGTATATACCATTCAATGATATTCCGGCCCTTGAGGATGCAATTTCGGATAAGACATGCGGCATTATGCTGGAGCCGATTCAGGGAGAAGGGGGCATAAAAATTCCCGATGATCAATATTTAAACAAAGTCAGGAAAATTTGCGATGACCGGGGAATTCTGATGATTCTTGACGAGGTACAAGTAGGGATGGGAAGGACAGGAGCCCTCTTTGCCTATGAACATCATAAAATAAAGCCTGATATTGTCACGCTGGCAAAAGCCGTCGGCAATGGTTTTCCGGTAGGTGTAATGATGACATCCGATAGAATTGCATCAGCGTTCCAGCCAGGTAACCATGCATCAACATTTGGCGGCAATCCCCTTGCCATGGCTGCAAGCCTTGCAACTATGGAAAACATCCTGAATCATGGAATTCTTGAAAACGTGATAAAGGTAGGGGAGTATTTTCTCAAGAGACTTCATGAATTGAAAAGCAGGTACACCGCGATCAAAGATATAAGAGGAAGAGGTCTAATCATCGGTATGGAACTTACTATTGAAGGCGCGGGTATCGTTAAGGAATGTATGGATAAAGGGCTTTTGATCAATTGCACCGGTGGGAATGTTCTTAGATTTGTTCCACCGTTGGTCATTACAGAAAAGGATGTGGATGTTGCCGTTGATGTTCTGGGTGAGGTGATAGGGAATAAATGA
- the argF gene encoding ornithine carbamoyltransferase yields MKKDFLSVYDLDRADFEVIFEKAHKLKKMLKEGVPHTPLSGKTLGMIFEKSSTRTRISFEVGIYQLGGMALFLSSRDTQLGRGEDIPDTARVMSRYLDAVVIRTYSQQFVEEFARYATIPVINGLTDREHPCQIVSDLFTVKEKKGSFVGLKVAYVGDGNNVANSWIDAAARLPFQISLACPEKYEPDAEILERAMKGAGKGISVHRDPFDAVKDADVIYTDVWTSMGQEAEKEERTRIFKAYQVNNEMLAQARKDVIVMHCLPAHRGEEITDEVIDGPHSVVIDQAENRLHVQKAIMEILI; encoded by the coding sequence ATGAAAAAGGACTTTTTGAGCGTTTATGATCTGGATCGCGCTGATTTTGAGGTTATTTTCGAAAAGGCCCACAAACTAAAAAAAATGCTTAAGGAGGGCGTACCCCACACCCCTCTTTCCGGGAAGACCCTCGGGATGATTTTTGAGAAATCATCTACGAGAACCCGAATTTCCTTTGAGGTGGGTATTTACCAATTAGGGGGGATGGCATTATTTTTGAGCAGTCGCGATACACAGCTTGGCAGAGGTGAGGATATTCCCGATACTGCAAGGGTCATGTCCCGGTATCTGGATGCCGTTGTGATAAGAACCTATTCCCAGCAGTTTGTTGAAGAGTTTGCCCGATACGCAACCATCCCCGTTATAAATGGCTTAACCGACCGGGAGCATCCCTGTCAGATAGTAAGTGATCTTTTCACCGTTAAAGAGAAAAAGGGGAGCTTTGTAGGACTGAAGGTCGCCTATGTCGGTGATGGCAACAATGTCGCAAACTCATGGATCGATGCCGCAGCCCGGCTTCCATTTCAGATTAGTCTCGCCTGTCCGGAGAAATATGAGCCGGATGCAGAAATACTCGAGAGGGCTATGAAAGGAGCAGGGAAAGGAATATCGGTCCATCGTGATCCCTTTGATGCAGTTAAAGATGCGGATGTTATCTATACGGATGTCTGGACCAGTATGGGCCAGGAGGCTGAAAAGGAAGAGAGAACAAGAATATTCAAAGCGTATCAGGTCAATAATGAAATGCTTGCACAGGCACGGAAAGACGTTATCGTGATGCACTGCCTTCCTGCTCACCGTGGTGAGGAAATAACGGATGAAGTTATTGATGGTCCCCACTCAGTGGTAATCGATCAGGCGGAAAACCGGCTTCACGTGCAAAAAGCAATTATGGAAATATTAATTTAG